In Salinarimonas sp., a genomic segment contains:
- a CDS encoding acetyl-CoA acetyltransferase, translating to MTAAIVGWAHTPFGKWDEETVESLIVRVAREALEHAGVEAADVDEIVLGHFNGGFSAQDFTAGLVLQASDDLRFKPATRVENACATGSAAVHQAIRAIEAKQARVVLVVGVEQMTRTPGPEIGKTLLKASYLPEDGETPAGFAGVFGKIAAAYFQRHGDQSDALAMIAAKNHANGVENPYAQMRKDLGFDFCRAESEKNPFVAGPLKRTDCSLVSDGAAALVIADGETAATMPRAVAFRARAHAQDFLPMSKRDILKFEGCAVAWKRALADAGITLDDLSFVETHDCFTIAELIEYEAMGLAPEGQGFRAIAEGWTRKDGKLPVNPSGGLKAKGHPIGATGVSMHALSAMQLTGEAGGIQVKDARLGGVFNMGGAAVANYVSVLERVR from the coding sequence ATGACCGCCGCCATCGTGGGCTGGGCGCATACGCCCTTCGGCAAATGGGACGAGGAGACCGTCGAGAGCCTGATCGTGCGCGTGGCGCGCGAGGCGCTCGAGCATGCGGGCGTCGAGGCCGCCGACGTGGACGAGATCGTGCTCGGGCACTTCAACGGCGGCTTCTCCGCCCAGGACTTCACCGCCGGCCTCGTGCTGCAGGCCTCCGACGACCTGCGCTTCAAGCCCGCGACGCGCGTCGAGAACGCCTGCGCCACCGGCTCCGCCGCCGTGCATCAGGCGATCCGCGCCATCGAGGCGAAGCAGGCCCGCGTCGTCCTCGTGGTGGGCGTCGAGCAGATGACGCGGACGCCGGGCCCCGAGATCGGCAAGACCCTGCTCAAGGCCTCCTACCTGCCCGAGGACGGGGAGACGCCCGCGGGCTTCGCCGGCGTCTTCGGCAAGATCGCCGCCGCCTATTTCCAGCGCCACGGCGACCAGTCCGACGCGCTCGCCATGATCGCCGCGAAGAATCACGCCAACGGCGTCGAGAACCCCTATGCGCAGATGCGCAAGGATCTGGGCTTCGACTTCTGCCGCGCCGAGAGCGAGAAGAACCCCTTCGTCGCCGGCCCGTTGAAGCGCACCGACTGCTCGCTCGTCTCCGACGGCGCGGCGGCCCTCGTCATCGCCGACGGCGAGACGGCCGCGACCATGCCGCGCGCCGTCGCCTTCCGCGCCCGGGCCCACGCGCAGGACTTCCTGCCGATGTCGAAGCGCGACATCCTGAAGTTCGAGGGCTGCGCGGTGGCCTGGAAGCGGGCGCTGGCGGACGCGGGGATCACGCTCGACGACCTCTCCTTCGTCGAGACCCACGACTGCTTCACCATCGCCGAGCTGATCGAGTACGAGGCCATGGGGCTCGCGCCCGAGGGGCAGGGCTTCCGCGCCATCGCCGAGGGCTGGACGCGCAAGGACGGCAAGCTGCCGGTCAACCCGTCGGGCGGGCTCAAGGCCAAGGGCCACCCGATCGGCGCGACGGGCGTCTCCATGCACGCGCTCTCCGCCATGCAGCTCACGGGCGAAGCCGGCGGCATCCAGGTGAAGGACGCCCGCCTCGGCGGCGTCTTCAACATGGGCGGCGCGGCGGTGGCGAACTACGTGTCGGTGCTGGAACGGGTGCGGTGA
- a CDS encoding phasin family protein: MSDETSVKGKDAPVRKTTPRGGATKGRVAPKPAAAKPAVAKPAAATPAAAKAPTPAAAAPAKPDPAPAKPAARKASAPKTTALKSAALKAAAAPRPDAPVPEAPAEPVAAAPAEIPAPTVAPTPADIPAPTIAAAPAAPEPAASSPAPAAASLQEEAFSLVGLTRLPSAEGLVQPYARMMETTADGARTAYAQARETNESLTQACFESANATSRGMAALNAQMLDLMRANTDLTLSLMRSTLTAGSLSEAIRLQTSGAREAYEANAAHMKALAEATTKLVGEATQPLAQAMTRR, encoded by the coding sequence ATGAGCGACGAGACCAGCGTGAAGGGCAAGGACGCCCCGGTGCGCAAGACGACTCCCCGCGGCGGAGCGACGAAGGGGCGGGTTGCGCCCAAGCCGGCCGCTGCGAAGCCGGCAGTTGCGAAGCCGGCCGCTGCGACGCCCGCTGCCGCGAAGGCGCCGACGCCGGCCGCGGCTGCGCCCGCGAAGCCCGATCCCGCGCCGGCGAAGCCCGCCGCGCGCAAGGCGAGCGCTCCGAAGACCACCGCGCTGAAGTCCGCCGCCCTCAAGGCCGCCGCCGCGCCACGCCCGGACGCGCCCGTGCCGGAAGCGCCGGCCGAGCCGGTGGCCGCCGCGCCCGCCGAGATCCCCGCTCCCACCGTCGCGCCGACGCCCGCCGACATTCCGGCGCCGACCATCGCGGCCGCGCCCGCCGCGCCCGAGCCGGCCGCGTCGTCCCCTGCCCCTGCGGCGGCGTCGCTGCAGGAAGAGGCCTTCTCCCTCGTCGGGCTGACGCGGCTGCCCAGCGCCGAGGGGCTCGTGCAGCCCTATGCGCGGATGATGGAGACCACGGCCGACGGCGCCCGCACCGCCTACGCCCAGGCGCGCGAGACCAACGAGAGCCTGACCCAGGCCTGCTTCGAGAGCGCCAACGCCACCTCCCGCGGCATGGCCGCGCTGAACGCGCAGATGCTCGACCTGATGCGCGCCAACACCGACCTGACGCTCTCGCTGATGCGCTCGACGCTCACCGCGGGCTCCCTGTCGGAGGCGATCCGCCTGCAGACGTCCGGCGCCCGCGAGGCTTACGAGGCCAACGCCGCCCACATGAAGGCGCTCGCCGAGGCAACGACGAAGCTCGTCGGCGAGGCGACCCAGCCGCTGGCGCAGGCGATGACGCGGCGCTGA
- a CDS encoding phasin family protein, whose protein sequence is MANETPRFEIPAEMREMAERSVEQARMAMEGFVTAASRAMETFDAPAERMGMNPKDMREKTFGMAEANLKASFEHAQKMIRAKDPAEAMKLQMEFMQSQFALMQEQMRQLGADASQAMRQAGDAAADAAKGATGATGGAPTGGKKS, encoded by the coding sequence ATGGCGAACGAGACCCCCCGTTTCGAGATCCCCGCCGAGATGCGCGAGATGGCCGAGCGCAGCGTCGAGCAGGCCCGCATGGCGATGGAAGGTTTCGTCACCGCGGCCAGCCGCGCGATGGAGACGTTCGACGCCCCCGCCGAGCGCATGGGCATGAACCCCAAGGACATGCGCGAGAAGACTTTCGGCATGGCCGAGGCGAACCTGAAGGCGAGCTTCGAGCACGCCCAGAAGATGATCCGCGCCAAGGATCCCGCCGAGGCGATGAAGCTGCAGATGGAGTTCATGCAGTCCCAGTTCGCGCTGATGCAGGAGCAGATGCGCCAGCTCGGCGCGGACGCGAGCCAGGCCATGCGCCAGGCGGGCGACGCCGCGGCGGACGCCGCCAAGGGCGCGACCGGCGCGACCGGCGGCGCGCCGACGGGCGGCAAGAAGTCCTGA
- a CDS encoding ATP-binding protein, with amino-acid sequence METSGEGSAELTTAQAAERAIARAGAPFDARPTLVWSADARRLLAASPAARPLAANLADETGAVREDLQAGPRLSALAGGLAPEAGQRLEKLRFARSALVAPATLACRSVTLDTGEEALLTAFLGPLPAVPPLPRSPAPAADRPILSDGSPPAPAPEAPEPGAPEPAWESAAPDPLARLAGRGVVRFVWRADAEARVLEVSPTLAETVGPQAAAIVGRPLADVLADVAHDPRGLVVEHVARGETFSGRTVLWRIDGTEQGVEVDLAGLPLLDRDRRVRETRGFGLIRTDALAPFPARAPEPAAAAAETDAPEQLHDEAPSVEAGADALADALADDLADEPFGLPEEAAPAAEEHDPAAEPTPERAAIAPEPEPEPEPLAPEPESEEPEPEEPEPHALPETVAQAAAAPLTIASLSAAVVARLGEARHAFTAETRAAADAFAPTSPANDAAPASARAGEPAAPTPLRLSPAEHSAFREIARALGARYAGDEEEPAASSPEPAPAPAPAVPLHPPRAGDDHRPGGGTGAIAAAALERLPVGILVHRGEAVLHANRPLLDMLGHADLDAFRDAGGVAGLVKGRPGALARVEAVEPAPLVLAGAGGRSVDAEVRLTTVELEDGPASLLAIRRLPAEDPAQRLGALELETARLSARLSEQDAILDTATDGVVVLDAQGRILSMNRSAEALFGHEENEIAGEPFTALFEAESHSAALDYLAALGREGVAGLLDGGREVLGRVRQGGAIPLFMTLGRVGEEEGAPKFCAVLRDVTAFKQAEAELLAAKRAAEDASAQKSDFLARISHEVRTPLNAIIGFAEVMREERFGPVGNERYKDYLADIHSSGQHVLSLINDLLDLAKIEAGRMDLSFRSVSLNELVTACVALIQPQAARDRIVVRTSFLTKLPAVVADERSVRQIVLNLLSNAVKFTDAGGQVIVSTALTDRGEVAFRVRDTGIGMDEREVEAALEPFRQLATSRRPGGTGLGLPLTKALVEANRGAMTIASKKGEGTLVEVTFPVTVGAGV; translated from the coding sequence ATGGAGACGAGCGGAGAGGGGAGCGCGGAGCTCACGACGGCGCAGGCCGCCGAGCGGGCGATCGCGCGTGCCGGCGCGCCCTTCGACGCGCGCCCGACCCTCGTCTGGAGCGCGGACGCGCGCCGTCTCCTCGCCGCCTCGCCGGCGGCGCGTCCGCTGGCGGCCAACCTGGCCGACGAGACCGGCGCGGTCCGCGAGGATCTCCAGGCGGGCCCGCGGCTTTCGGCGCTTGCCGGCGGGCTCGCGCCGGAAGCGGGGCAGCGGCTCGAGAAGCTGCGCTTCGCCCGCTCCGCGCTCGTCGCGCCGGCGACCCTCGCCTGCCGCAGCGTGACGCTCGACACCGGGGAGGAGGCGCTGCTCACCGCCTTTCTCGGCCCGCTGCCCGCCGTGCCGCCGCTCCCGCGCTCGCCGGCGCCCGCGGCGGACCGGCCGATCCTGTCCGACGGGTCCCCGCCGGCGCCCGCGCCAGAGGCGCCCGAGCCAGGGGCGCCCGAGCCCGCCTGGGAAAGCGCCGCACCCGATCCGCTGGCCCGCCTCGCGGGCCGCGGCGTCGTCCGCTTCGTCTGGCGCGCCGACGCGGAGGCGCGGGTGCTGGAGGTCTCCCCGACGCTCGCCGAGACCGTCGGCCCGCAGGCGGCCGCGATCGTCGGCCGGCCGCTGGCGGACGTGCTGGCCGACGTCGCCCACGACCCCCGCGGCCTCGTCGTCGAGCACGTGGCGCGCGGCGAGACCTTCAGCGGGCGCACCGTGCTGTGGCGCATCGACGGGACGGAGCAGGGCGTTGAGGTCGATCTCGCCGGCCTGCCGCTCCTCGACCGCGACCGTCGGGTCCGCGAGACCCGCGGCTTCGGCCTGATCCGCACCGACGCGCTCGCGCCCTTTCCGGCGCGCGCGCCGGAGCCGGCGGCCGCCGCGGCCGAGACGGACGCGCCGGAGCAGCTCCACGACGAGGCGCCGTCCGTCGAGGCCGGCGCCGACGCGCTCGCCGACGCGCTCGCCGACGACTTGGCCGACGAGCCGTTCGGCCTGCCGGAGGAGGCCGCGCCTGCGGCCGAGGAGCACGATCCGGCCGCGGAGCCGACGCCGGAGAGGGCCGCGATCGCGCCGGAACCGGAGCCCGAGCCGGAACCGCTGGCGCCCGAGCCCGAATCCGAAGAGCCCGAACCCGAAGAGCCGGAGCCGCACGCCCTGCCCGAGACCGTGGCGCAGGCCGCCGCCGCGCCCCTGACCATCGCCTCGCTCTCCGCCGCCGTGGTCGCCCGCCTCGGCGAGGCGCGTCACGCGTTCACGGCCGAGACCCGCGCGGCCGCGGACGCCTTCGCCCCGACCTCGCCGGCCAACGACGCCGCCCCAGCCTCGGCCCGGGCCGGCGAGCCGGCGGCGCCGACGCCGCTGCGGCTCTCGCCGGCCGAGCATTCCGCCTTCCGCGAGATCGCCCGCGCGCTCGGCGCGCGCTACGCCGGCGACGAGGAGGAGCCGGCCGCGTCCTCGCCCGAGCCCGCGCCCGCGCCCGCGCCGGCCGTCCCCCTGCATCCCCCGCGCGCGGGGGATGATCACCGGCCCGGCGGCGGAACGGGCGCGATCGCGGCGGCGGCGCTGGAGCGCCTGCCGGTCGGTATCCTGGTCCATCGCGGCGAGGCGGTGCTGCACGCCAACCGGCCGCTGCTCGACATGCTCGGCCATGCCGATCTCGACGCCTTTCGCGACGCCGGCGGCGTCGCGGGTCTGGTCAAGGGCCGGCCCGGCGCGCTCGCCCGGGTCGAGGCCGTGGAGCCCGCGCCCCTCGTCCTCGCCGGCGCCGGAGGCCGCAGCGTCGACGCCGAGGTGCGGCTCACCACGGTCGAGCTCGAGGACGGGCCCGCGAGCCTCCTCGCCATCCGCCGCCTCCCGGCGGAGGACCCGGCGCAGCGCCTCGGCGCGCTCGAGCTCGAGACGGCGCGGCTCTCCGCGCGTCTCTCCGAGCAGGACGCCATCCTCGACACCGCGACCGACGGCGTCGTCGTCCTCGACGCGCAGGGGCGCATCCTCTCCATGAACCGCTCGGCGGAGGCGCTGTTCGGCCACGAGGAGAACGAGATCGCGGGCGAGCCCTTCACCGCCCTGTTCGAGGCCGAGAGCCATTCCGCCGCCCTCGACTATCTCGCCGCGCTCGGCCGCGAGGGCGTCGCGGGCCTGCTCGACGGCGGGCGCGAGGTGCTGGGCCGCGTGCGCCAGGGCGGCGCGATCCCCCTCTTCATGACGCTGGGCCGCGTCGGCGAGGAGGAGGGCGCGCCCAAGTTCTGCGCGGTGCTGCGCGACGTGACGGCCTTCAAGCAGGCCGAGGCCGAGCTCCTCGCCGCCAAGCGCGCCGCCGAGGACGCGAGCGCGCAGAAGTCGGACTTCCTCGCCCGGATCTCCCACGAGGTCCGCACCCCGCTCAACGCCATCATCGGCTTCGCCGAGGTGATGCGCGAGGAGCGCTTCGGCCCCGTCGGCAACGAGCGCTACAAGGACTACCTCGCGGACATCCATTCCTCCGGCCAGCACGTGCTGAGCCTGATCAACGACCTGCTCGACCTCGCCAAGATCGAGGCCGGGCGCATGGACCTGTCCTTCCGCTCGGTCTCGCTCAACGAGCTGGTCACCGCCTGCGTGGCGCTGATCCAGCCGCAGGCCGCGCGCGACCGCATCGTGGTGCGCACGAGCTTCCTGACGAAGCTCCCCGCCGTCGTCGCCGACGAGCGATCGGTGCGCCAGATCGTGCTCAACCTCCTGTCCAACGCGGTGAAGTTCACCGACGCCGGCGGCCAGGTCATCGTCTCCACCGCGCTCACCGACCGCGGCGAGGTCGCCTTCCGCGTCCGCGACACCGGCATCGGCATGGACGAGCGCGAGGTCGAGGCCGCCCTCGAGCCCTTCCGCCAGCTCGCCACCTCCCGCCGCCCCGGCGGCACCGGGCTCGGCCTGCCGCTGACCAAGGCGCTCGTCGAGGCCAACCGCGGCGCGATGACCATCGCCTCGAAGAAGGGCGAGGGGACGCTGGTGGAGGTGACGTTCCCGGTGACGGTGGGGGCGGGGGTCTAG
- a CDS encoding IS1182 family transposase: protein MSTSKTFRPWDVEQSWLLPPSIHDFVPPGHAAHFVRETVREGLDLRDILSAYIELRGYPPYHPAMMVALLLYGYSRGVYSSRQLARACEERVDFMAVTGLQRPDFRTIADFRKRHLKALGRLFEQVLRLCRAAGLVQLGHVALDGTKIKANASRHKAMSYGRMKSAEPALADAVAGWLDRAETADREEDAAHGERRGDEMPDWAADKLRRLERIRAAKAALEAEAAAPAGGEDEDGPGPSSGMQDRGRPKRAPDGGPPDKAQRNFTDPDSRIQPTRDGFIQGYNAQIAVDAAHQVIVAHRLQSNPGDVDALVPLVDAVRRNLGAKPREISADAGFCSEANLGALKARRIRAYVAVGRAKHATGVPATERRLSKSPLTRAMAETLARAGRRSRYRLRKQVVEPVFGQIKQDRGMRQLLLRGLGAVRAEWALVCTAHNIAKLVAAHNRPRPAG from the coding sequence ATGAGCACGAGCAAGACGTTTCGCCCCTGGGATGTCGAGCAGAGCTGGCTTCTGCCGCCGTCCATTCACGACTTCGTCCCGCCTGGGCACGCGGCGCACTTCGTGCGCGAGACGGTGCGTGAGGGGCTGGATCTGCGGGATATCCTGAGCGCCTACATCGAGCTGCGAGGCTATCCGCCGTATCATCCGGCGATGATGGTGGCGCTTCTGCTGTACGGCTACAGCCGCGGGGTCTACTCCTCGCGCCAGCTGGCGCGAGCCTGCGAGGAGCGGGTCGACTTCATGGCGGTGACGGGCCTGCAGCGGCCGGACTTCCGCACGATCGCGGACTTCCGCAAGCGCCATCTCAAGGCGCTGGGGCGCCTGTTCGAGCAGGTGCTGCGCCTGTGCCGGGCGGCGGGACTGGTGCAGCTCGGGCACGTCGCTCTGGACGGCACGAAGATCAAGGCGAACGCCTCGCGGCACAAGGCGATGAGCTATGGCCGCATGAAGAGCGCGGAGCCGGCGCTGGCCGATGCGGTGGCGGGCTGGCTCGACCGGGCCGAGACGGCGGACCGCGAGGAGGATGCCGCGCACGGCGAGCGGCGCGGGGACGAGATGCCGGACTGGGCGGCGGACAAGCTGCGCCGGCTGGAGCGGATCCGGGCGGCCAAGGCCGCGCTGGAGGCCGAGGCGGCGGCGCCGGCGGGCGGCGAGGACGAGGACGGCCCCGGTCCCTCCAGCGGCATGCAGGATCGCGGGCGGCCCAAGCGCGCGCCCGACGGCGGCCCGCCGGACAAGGCGCAGCGCAACTTCACCGACCCCGACAGCCGCATCCAGCCGACCCGCGACGGCTTCATCCAGGGCTACAACGCCCAGATCGCCGTCGACGCCGCCCACCAGGTGATCGTCGCCCACCGCCTCCAGAGCAATCCGGGCGACGTCGACGCCCTCGTCCCCCTGGTGGACGCCGTGCGCCGCAATCTCGGAGCCAAGCCCCGCGAGATCTCGGCGGACGCCGGCTTCTGCTCGGAGGCGAACCTCGGCGCCCTGAAGGCGCGCCGCATCCGCGCCTACGTCGCCGTCGGCCGCGCCAAGCACGCCACCGGGGTCCCGGCGACCGAGCGGCGCCTCTCGAAATCACCCCTGACCCGGGCCATGGCCGAGACGCTCGCCCGCGCCGGGCGGCGCAGCCGCTACAGGCTGCGCAAGCAGGTCGTCGAGCCCGTCTTCGGGCAGATCAAGCAGGATCGCGGGATGCGCCAGCTCCTCTTGCGCGGCCTCGGCGCCGTCAGGGCCGAATGGGCGCTCGTCTGCACCGCTCACAACATCGCGAAGCTCGTCGCCGCTCACAACCGACCGAGGCCGGCCGGATGA
- a CDS encoding DUF1294 domain-containing protein, producing MQIIVVEPAILPPAVSPVYAAAWLAGVNLACYAAFAVDKAAARRREWRVAERTLLWLAALGGSPAALLARHLLRHKTRKEPFRTRLLGIVALQVAVGAVLAIPALREPALRALGL from the coding sequence GTGCAGATCATCGTCGTCGAACCCGCGATCCTGCCTCCCGCCGTCTCGCCGGTCTACGCCGCGGCCTGGCTCGCGGGCGTGAACCTCGCCTGCTACGCCGCCTTCGCTGTCGACAAGGCCGCCGCGCGGCGTCGGGAGTGGCGGGTGGCGGAACGGACGCTGCTGTGGCTCGCGGCGCTCGGCGGCTCGCCGGCGGCGCTGCTCGCGCGGCACCTCCTGCGGCACAAGACGCGCAAGGAGCCGTTCCGCACGCGGCTCCTCGGGATCGTCGCGCTCCAGGTCGCGGTGGGGGCCGTGCTCGCGATCCCCGCTTTGCGCGAGCCGGCGCTGCGGGCGCTGGGGCTCTGA